One window of Phycisphaeraceae bacterium genomic DNA carries:
- a CDS encoding DEAD/DEAH box helicase has protein sequence MLVLHATFCDGEIRLWAEDVSRWPVATRETTGEIAEHPFCASVQDLHAALGPILQRAAIEPTPGTLRLRLPLVPGTDSLPVPSPRFAHEIASPEHEPEGLGEFHASCLSIAPGSVRLALEGLLDAGESASTGVNAMGLSRPIFPGRSVEFWLLADRLARHLLAQQRVVPMLAQNAQGDLTALWLPWMADEATVVRCESVLRAMPPIARAGVDALIHDPWKTLESFVVAVVDSGARNALIRETMSDTIEGRDAVDPHVGWLRGLLSTQRDVPGTPAQRQEMVRRVRTWIGRLDERGMSAAWRLCLRLNEPSTSAKLADLAAPPDDLAWTLSFHLQSVDRPDIMVDAEDIWMLSSESVSIEGLRLESPQELLLAELGRASRIYDRLEKALDDSEPAEMSLSTRQAYQYLREIQPVLREQGFGSIVPDWWDSPSARIGARLKVSTPESVESGDASGAVTPNSPRLGMAALVNYKWEIALGDTTLSIEEFEQLAARKSPLIRVNGRWVEVRPEDVQAAMKFIKENTSGTMTVAEALRVAYGTDPGETGVPVVGMELDGWIKSALGGATEQVPTIEAPPSFRGTLRPYQARGLAWMSFLERFGFGMCLADDMGLGKTIQMLALLLHERLNGAKPGPTLLVVPMSVVSNWMRESKRFAPELRVLIHHGVERKTGEDFLLAVEQSDLVITTYALIHRDLGTLERVHWGRIVLDEAQCIKNPVAKQAQAVRAMIADRRTALTGTPVENRLSELWSIMDFLNPGLLGSAPSFRRRFAVPVERYRDRVRTDQLRRLVQPFVLRRLKTDPTVVADLPPKLETKEYSHLTAEQAQLYDACVKRVLGEVDRAEGMQRRGLVLAALIKLKQICNHPSQLLKDTEGVRPADPARSGKTTRLLEMLDEILAEGDQSLIFTQFRQMGHLLQLMIQHEINRPVLFLHGGTPQTERQRIIDTFQRADGQHPILILSLKAGGVGLNLTAATHVFHFDRWWNPAVENQATDRAYRIGQTRTVHVHKFVVAGTLEDRIDEMIEQKTELASNIIGSGERWLTELSTDQLRDILTLRPDAVSDE, from the coding sequence ATGCTGGTCCTGCATGCGACCTTCTGCGATGGTGAGATCCGCTTGTGGGCCGAGGACGTCTCTCGCTGGCCAGTGGCCACTCGCGAAACCACCGGCGAAATCGCTGAGCACCCGTTCTGCGCAAGCGTGCAGGACCTCCATGCAGCCCTGGGACCGATCCTCCAGCGCGCGGCGATCGAGCCGACGCCCGGCACGCTCAGATTGCGACTGCCCCTTGTTCCGGGCACCGACTCACTCCCGGTGCCGAGCCCTCGCTTCGCGCACGAGATCGCATCCCCGGAGCACGAGCCGGAAGGACTCGGTGAGTTCCACGCCTCGTGCCTCTCGATCGCACCCGGCTCCGTCCGCCTCGCACTCGAAGGACTTCTCGACGCGGGCGAGAGCGCGTCGACGGGCGTGAACGCCATGGGGCTCTCCAGGCCCATCTTCCCCGGGCGCAGTGTCGAGTTCTGGCTGCTCGCCGATCGTCTTGCGAGGCACCTGCTCGCCCAGCAGCGCGTGGTTCCGATGCTCGCCCAGAACGCGCAGGGCGACCTGACCGCGCTCTGGCTCCCCTGGATGGCCGATGAGGCAACTGTCGTGCGCTGCGAGTCCGTGCTCCGCGCCATGCCGCCGATCGCCAGGGCGGGTGTTGACGCCCTCATCCACGATCCGTGGAAGACGCTCGAGTCGTTCGTCGTTGCGGTTGTCGACTCCGGGGCACGCAACGCGCTGATCCGAGAGACGATGTCCGACACGATCGAGGGACGCGATGCGGTGGACCCGCACGTCGGCTGGCTCCGGGGCCTGCTCAGCACCCAGCGAGATGTCCCCGGCACGCCGGCCCAGCGTCAGGAGATGGTCCGGCGCGTGCGGACCTGGATCGGACGACTCGACGAGCGGGGCATGTCCGCCGCGTGGCGCCTCTGCCTTCGACTCAACGAGCCGAGCACGAGCGCGAAGCTCGCGGACCTCGCGGCTCCGCCCGACGACCTGGCCTGGACACTCTCATTCCACCTCCAGTCCGTTGATCGTCCCGACATCATGGTCGATGCAGAGGACATCTGGATGCTCTCGAGCGAGAGTGTCTCGATTGAGGGGCTGAGACTCGAGTCTCCGCAAGAGCTTCTGCTGGCCGAACTCGGGCGTGCGTCCCGCATCTACGACCGGCTTGAGAAGGCCCTCGACGACTCCGAGCCCGCGGAGATGTCACTCTCCACGCGCCAGGCGTACCAATACCTGCGTGAGATCCAGCCCGTCCTCCGTGAGCAGGGCTTCGGCTCGATCGTGCCCGACTGGTGGGATTCTCCGAGCGCGCGCATCGGCGCCAGACTCAAGGTCTCCACGCCCGAATCGGTCGAGTCCGGCGACGCTTCGGGCGCAGTCACGCCCAACTCGCCACGCCTCGGCATGGCCGCACTCGTCAACTACAAGTGGGAGATCGCGCTCGGCGACACCACACTCTCGATCGAAGAGTTCGAGCAGCTCGCGGCTCGCAAGAGCCCCCTCATCCGCGTCAACGGGCGATGGGTCGAGGTCCGGCCCGAAGACGTGCAGGCCGCGATGAAGTTCATCAAAGAGAACACCTCCGGCACCATGACCGTCGCCGAGGCGCTCCGCGTCGCGTACGGCACAGATCCGGGAGAGACCGGTGTCCCTGTTGTCGGCATGGAACTCGACGGCTGGATCAAATCCGCGCTCGGCGGAGCCACCGAGCAGGTGCCGACGATCGAAGCCCCACCCTCGTTCCGAGGCACCCTGCGGCCCTATCAGGCCCGAGGCCTCGCGTGGATGTCGTTCCTCGAGCGATTCGGATTCGGCATGTGCCTCGCCGATGACATGGGACTCGGCAAGACGATCCAGATGCTCGCCCTGCTCCTGCATGAACGCTTGAACGGAGCAAAGCCCGGTCCGACACTCCTGGTCGTCCCGATGTCCGTTGTCAGCAACTGGATGCGCGAGAGCAAGCGTTTCGCGCCCGAGCTCCGCGTGCTCATCCATCACGGCGTCGAGCGAAAGACCGGCGAAGACTTCCTGCTCGCGGTTGAGCAGTCCGATCTCGTCATCACAACCTACGCCCTGATCCACAGGGATCTCGGGACGCTCGAACGCGTCCACTGGGGCCGAATCGTTCTCGACGAGGCCCAGTGCATCAAGAACCCGGTCGCGAAGCAGGCGCAAGCCGTCCGTGCGATGATCGCCGATCGCCGCACTGCCCTCACAGGCACCCCGGTCGAGAACCGCCTCAGCGAGTTGTGGTCGATCATGGACTTCCTGAACCCCGGGCTGCTCGGCTCCGCCCCCTCATTCCGAAGAAGGTTCGCCGTACCAGTCGAACGCTACCGCGACCGCGTCCGGACCGACCAGCTCCGGCGGCTCGTCCAGCCCTTCGTGCTCCGCCGGCTTAAGACCGATCCGACCGTCGTCGCCGACCTCCCCCCCAAGCTGGAGACCAAGGAGTACAGCCACCTCACCGCAGAGCAGGCGCAGCTGTACGACGCCTGCGTCAAGCGTGTCCTCGGCGAGGTCGATCGCGCCGAAGGGATGCAGCGCAGAGGGCTGGTCCTCGCGGCACTCATCAAGCTCAAGCAGATCTGCAACCACCCCTCACAGTTGCTCAAGGACACAGAAGGAGTCCGCCCCGCGGACCCGGCCCGATCCGGCAAGACCACGCGTCTGCTCGAAATGCTCGACGAGATCCTCGCAGAGGGAGACCAGTCCCTCATCTTCACGCAGTTCCGCCAGATGGGCCATCTCCTGCAATTGATGATCCAGCACGAGATCAACAGGCCCGTCCTCTTCCTGCACGGCGGCACACCCCAGACCGAGCGTCAACGCATCATCGACACCTTCCAGCGTGCCGACGGTCAGCATCCGATCCTCATCCTGTCCCTCAAAGCGGGCGGCGTCGGCCTCAACCTCACAGCCGCGACCCACGTCTTCCACTTCGACCGCTGGTGGAACCCCGCAGTCGAGAACCAGGCGACCGACCGCGCGTATCGCATCGGACAGACCAGGACCGTCCACGTTCACAAGTTCGTTGTCGCCGGCACCCTCGAAGACCGCATCGACGAGATGATCGAACAGAAGACCGAACTCGCCTCGAACATCATCGGCTCCGGCGAGCGCTGGCTCACCGAGCTCTCCACCGACCAGCTCCGCGACATCCTGACCCTGCGTCCGGACGCCGTGAGCGACGAGTGA
- the rpmB gene encoding 50S ribosomal protein L28, with protein MPAKCHFTGKKVSFGMKRAWRGQAIKKGGFGLKPTGITRRKFRPNLQAVDAIVDGRRQRITVSAKAIRTGLVVKALKRKYGYTRQQKQGTHA; from the coding sequence ATGCCCGCCAAATGCCACTTTACCGGTAAGAAAGTCTCCTTCGGAATGAAGCGCGCCTGGCGCGGTCAGGCCATCAAGAAGGGCGGCTTCGGTCTCAAGCCGACCGGCATCACACGCCGCAAGTTCCGTCCGAATCTTCAGGCCGTTGACGCCATCGTCGATGGTCGTCGCCAGCGGATCACCGTGTCCGCCAAGGCCATCCGCACCGGGCTTGTCGTCAAGGCGCTCAAGCGCAAGTACGGCTACACCCGCCAGCAGAAGCAGGGCACGCACGCCTGA
- a CDS encoding UvrB/UvrC motif-containing protein produces MLCQCGEREATIHEVVIKAGRKVERHLCEVCARQAGMDVGTPATPVVAKVTVVQGPTCEACGTSISEFRHTGLLGCPACYRRFETQLTPLLERAHEGGTHHVGKVPLRLLQSTSGTSAGESLLGDAVERAARLGLLRQQLEEAVHAEQYERAAMIRDEIAKATDSRPASREQKP; encoded by the coding sequence ATGCTGTGTCAGTGTGGCGAGCGCGAAGCCACGATCCACGAGGTCGTGATCAAAGCAGGTCGTAAGGTGGAGCGACACCTGTGTGAAGTCTGCGCACGTCAGGCGGGCATGGATGTCGGCACGCCCGCAACGCCGGTCGTCGCGAAGGTCACGGTCGTCCAGGGCCCGACCTGCGAGGCGTGCGGCACTTCCATCTCTGAGTTCCGCCACACCGGTCTGCTCGGCTGCCCCGCGTGCTATCGACGATTCGAGACCCAACTCACTCCGCTGCTGGAGCGAGCCCACGAAGGGGGCACCCACCATGTCGGCAAAGTGCCCCTGCGACTGCTCCAATCCACTTCGGGCACATCGGCGGGCGAGTCTTTGCTGGGCGACGCCGTCGAGCGTGCCGCCCGGCTCGGGCTCCTCCGGCAACAGTTGGAAGAGGCCGTCCACGCCGAGCAGTACGAGCGTGCCGCGATGATCCGCGATGAGATCGCCAAGGCCACAGACTCACGGCCCGCCAGCCGGGAGCAGAAGCCATGA